From a single Nitrogeniibacter mangrovi genomic region:
- the pstB gene encoding phosphate ABC transporter ATP-binding protein PstB yields the protein MRLEQVRFYYGAHQVLHDISLDLHEHRVTAFIGPSGCGKSTLLRTLNRIYSLYPGQRAAGRILLDGRDILAGGENLNQLRARVGMVFQRPTPFPMSIYDNIAFGVRMYRRLSKADMDGVVEQALRRAALWDEVKDKLKRAGASLSGGQQQRLCIARAVALEPEVLLLDEPASALDPISTAKIEELVDELKSRYTIAIVTHNLQQAVRVSDYTAFMYLGHLVEMDATDQMFTNPREKQTEDYVTGRFG from the coding sequence ATGCGCCTGGAGCAGGTGCGCTTTTACTACGGTGCGCACCAGGTCCTGCACGACATCTCGCTCGATCTGCACGAGCACCGCGTGACCGCCTTCATCGGCCCGTCGGGCTGTGGCAAATCCACCCTGCTGCGTACCCTCAATCGCATCTACAGCCTGTATCCGGGCCAGCGCGCGGCGGGCCGCATTCTCCTCGACGGGCGCGACATCCTCGCCGGTGGCGAGAACCTGAACCAGCTGCGCGCCCGGGTGGGCATGGTGTTCCAGCGGCCGACGCCGTTTCCCATGAGCATCTACGACAACATCGCCTTCGGCGTGCGCATGTACCGGCGCCTGTCCAAGGCCGACATGGATGGCGTGGTGGAGCAGGCGCTGCGCCGCGCCGCGCTGTGGGACGAGGTCAAGGACAAGCTCAAACGGGCCGGCGCGAGCCTGTCGGGCGGCCAGCAGCAGCGGCTGTGCATCGCCCGCGCGGTGGCGCTTGAGCCGGAGGTGCTGCTGCTCGACGAACCGGCCTCGGCGCTCGACCCGATCTCGACCGCGAAGATCGAGGAGCTGGTCGACGAGCTCAAATCGCGCTACACCATCGCCATCGTCACCCACAACCTGCAGCAGGCGGTGCGGGTCTCGGACTACACCGCCTTCATGTATCTGGGGCATCTGGTGGAAATGGACGCCACCGACCAGATGTTCACCAACCCGCGTGAGAAGCAGACCGAGGACTACGTGACCGGCCGGTTCGGCTAG